In one Myxocyprinus asiaticus isolate MX2 ecotype Aquarium Trade chromosome 29, UBuf_Myxa_2, whole genome shotgun sequence genomic region, the following are encoded:
- the LOC127419654 gene encoding patatin-like phospholipase domain-containing protein 2: MPGCVRDQFLEFAQFTRQHPLGLLNPTVDVFRWLEVTLQRSLPVNAHGLASGHLDISMTRITDRKNVLVSEFHSNEDLIKALLYSCSVPVYSGMIPPQYKHYMDGCFTNIQPFEDSSPTLTTSPFAEEMDICPSDTSATLCDVIIQQLSFQFSLTNFIRLVDAMFPQDWRVLKKAFYSGYQDTVYFLQQNKVDQEKECQQKSLEHPEEKSANGVCLSMGPSHKEQSVHKNSPVNVQEVLLCNIVGQTEIMSNPSVSLSQRTLSHLLFLFTLTIWSTTTFMDRY, encoded by the exons ATGCCAG GTTGTGTGCGAGACCAGTTTTTGGAATTTGCACAATTCACAAGACAACATCCACTCGGTCTTCTCAATCCGACGGTTGATGTTTTCAGATGGTTGGAGGTCACACTACAGCGCTCACTGCCTGTTAACGCCCATGGTCTGGCCAGCGGCCATTTGGACATTTCCATGACTCGCATCACTGATAGAAAAAATGTGCTGGTGTCAGAATTTCATTCCAATGAAGACCTAATAAAA GCACTTTTGTACAGCTGTTCTGTTCCTGTATACTCTGGCATGATTCCACCACAGTATAAA CACTACATGGATGGATGTTTCACAAACATCCAGCCCTTTGAGGATTCCTCTCCCACCCTCACCACCTCTCCATTTGCTGAGGAGATGGACATCTGTCCATCTGATACCTCAGCCACCCTCTGTGACGTGATCATTCAACAGCTTTCCTTCCAGTTCTCCTTGACTAATTTCATCAGACTGGTAGATGCTATGTTCCCTCAGGACTGGAGGG TTTTGAAGAAGGCATTCTACAGTGGATACCAAGatactgtttattttttgcagCAGAACA AAGTAGACCAGGAAAAAGAATGCCAGCAGAAGTCTCTGGAACACCCTGAAGAGAAGAGTGCTAATGGAGTGTGCTTATCAATGGGTCCATCCCATAAAGAGCAGTCAGTACATAAGAATTCACCAGTAAATGTTCAGGAAG TGCTGCTGTGTAATATCGTCGGTCAGACAGAGATTATGAGTAATCCGAGTGTCTCTTTATCTCAACGGACACTATCACACCTGCTCTTCCTGTTCACACTGACAATCTGGAGTACAACAACTTTCATGGACAGGTACTGa